In Limosilactobacillus sp. WILCCON 0051, a single window of DNA contains:
- a CDS encoding Cof-type HAD-IIB family hydrolase → MAFPFKVAAFDMDGTFLRDDKTFDRDLFSRLLDQMLAQGVHVVVASGDQYECLLKYFPACHEQLTFISENGAHIIDHDTELVVQTMDPAVVDELIPFMVDKMDLVPSLSGHEHGYISPNVSASRLKRLQFYFPNHVFIEDFKQLPADRFYQISFVVEPAKLKMQLQTLRSRFGERLKITPSGNGSVDLTIPGVDKAQALQTMLAKWHLTTDDLVAFGDGGNDVTMLKMARVGWAMQNASATVKRAADFTADEDNNHDAVLHVLQSYL, encoded by the coding sequence ATGGCATTTCCTTTTAAAGTGGCTGCCTTTGACATGGATGGTACGTTTCTGCGCGATGACAAGACTTTTGATCGCGACCTGTTCAGCCGGCTGTTGGATCAAATGTTGGCCCAAGGCGTGCATGTTGTCGTGGCCAGCGGTGATCAGTATGAATGTCTGCTAAAGTACTTTCCAGCTTGTCATGAGCAGCTGACCTTTATTAGCGAGAACGGCGCGCATATTATTGATCACGACACGGAGCTGGTGGTGCAGACCATGGATCCTGCGGTAGTTGACGAACTGATTCCATTTATGGTCGACAAAATGGATCTGGTACCGTCGCTTTCTGGCCATGAGCACGGCTACATCTCGCCAAACGTTTCAGCATCACGGCTCAAGCGGCTGCAGTTCTATTTTCCAAATCATGTTTTCATTGAAGATTTCAAGCAGCTGCCAGCCGATCGCTTCTATCAGATCTCGTTTGTCGTTGAGCCAGCCAAGCTGAAGATGCAGCTGCAGACTTTGCGCAGTCGGTTTGGCGAGCGGTTGAAGATCACGCCAAGCGGCAATGGTTCGGTCGATTTAACGATTCCGGGCGTTGATAAGGCCCAGGCGCTGCAAACGATGCTTGCCAAATGGCACCTGACGACTGATGATTTAGTGGCGTTTGGCGATGGTGGCAATGACGTGACTATGCTTAAAATGGCCAGAGTTGGCTGGGCAATGCAGAATGCCAGTGCAACGGTCAAACGGGCAGCTGATTTTACGGCTGATGAAGACAACAATCATGATGCCGTTTTGCATGTTCTGCAGTCTTATCTATAA
- a CDS encoding response regulator transcription factor codes for MEQRHFLLISKDMALYGAIAAAFADEGWLLHQTTTAVEGVAKIKKHPYSGILWDFDATPLDTILATLDVMRQMMNGPIIVMGEAFKPKVRRKLFRFHADDCLPRSLNDAEMLVPLIRQRLWVYDQLNTEQATTDKPRRPRRDDVTIGNLRLDFNHRCVYVNDQKVILTPKEFKLLKYLYDNRNQVISREQLLNGVWNYDILGTSRMVDIHISHLRDKIEKDPHHPEWIKTARGFGYLFDTAHLDK; via the coding sequence ATGGAGCAGCGACACTTTCTGCTCATTAGCAAGGACATGGCTTTATATGGAGCAATTGCCGCCGCGTTTGCGGATGAGGGATGGCTGCTGCACCAGACGACCACCGCGGTAGAAGGGGTAGCCAAAATCAAAAAGCACCCATACAGTGGGATTCTATGGGATTTTGACGCTACGCCGCTGGACACGATTTTAGCAACGCTGGACGTCATGCGTCAGATGATGAATGGCCCGATCATCGTCATGGGCGAGGCGTTTAAGCCTAAGGTGCGACGCAAGCTGTTTCGCTTTCATGCCGATGACTGTCTGCCAAGATCGCTTAACGATGCTGAAATGCTGGTGCCGCTGATCAGACAGCGCTTGTGGGTCTATGATCAGCTGAATACGGAACAGGCAACAACCGATAAGCCGCGGCGGCCACGGCGAGATGACGTAACGATTGGCAATTTAAGACTTGATTTTAATCATCGTTGCGTATATGTCAATGATCAAAAGGTGATTTTAACGCCAAAAGAGTTCAAACTGTTAAAATATCTATATGATAATCGCAATCAGGTTATCAGCCGCGAACAACTGTTAAATGGCGTCTGGAACTATGATATTTTAGGGACTTCCCGAATGGTTGACATTCACATTAGCCATCTGCGCGATAAGATTGAAAAAGACCCGCACCATCCGGAATGGATCAAGACGGCACGTGGTTTTGGCTATCTTTTTGATACGGCTCATTTGGATAAGTAG